Genomic window (Pelodiscus sinensis isolate JC-2024 unplaced genomic scaffold, ASM4963464v1 ctg120, whole genome shotgun sequence):
CCCCGCGGGAACCCAGACCGCCCCGCGGGAACCCAGACCGCCCCGCGGGAACCCAGACCGCCCCGCGAGAACCCAGACCGCCCCGTGGGAACCCAGACCGCCCCGCGGAGCCCCGCGGGAACCCAGACCGCCCCGCGGGAACCCAGACCGCCCCGCGGGAACCCAGACCGCCCCGCGGAGCCCCGCGGGAACCCAGACCGCCCCGCGGGAACCCAAACCGCCCCGCGGAGCCCCGCGGGAACCCAGACTGCCCCGCGGGAACCCAGACCGCCCCGCGGAGCCCTGCGGGAACCCAGACCGCCCCGCGGGAACCCAGACCGCCCCGCGGGTCGCACGTGGAAACCCAGACCGCCCCGCGGAGCCCCGCGGGAACCCAGGCCGCCCCGCGGGAACCCAGACCGCCCCGCGGGTCGCACGTGGAAACCCAGACCGCCCTGCGGAGCCCCGCGGGAACCCAGGCCGCCCCGCGGGAACCCAGACCGCCCCGCGGGTCGCACGTGGAAACCCAGACCGCCCTGCGGAGCCCCGCGGGAACCCAGGCCGCCCCGCGGGAACCCAGACCGCCCCGCGGGTCGCACGTGGAAACCCAGACCGCCCTGCGGAGCCCCGCGGGAACCCAGGCCGCCCCGCGGGAACCCAGACCGCCCCGCGGGTCGCACGTGGAAACCCAGACCGCCCCGCGGAGCCCCGCGGGAACCCAGGCCGCCCCGCGGGAACCCAGACCGCCCCGCGGGTCGCACGTGGAAACCCAGACCGCCCCGCGGAGCCCCGCGGGAACCCAGGCCGCCCCGCGGGAACCCAGACCGCCCCGCGGGTCGCACGTGGAAACCCAGACCGCCCCGCGGAGCCCCGCGGGAACCCAGGCCGCCCCGCGGGAACCCAGACCGCCCCGCGGGTCGCACGTGGAAACCCAGACCGCCCTGCGGAGCCCCGCGGGAACCCAGGCCGCCCCGCGGGAACCCAGACCGCCCCGCGGGTCGCACGTGGAAACCCAGACCGCCCTGCGGAGCCCCGCGGGAACCCAGGCCGCCCCGCGGGAACCCAGACCGCCCCGCGGGTCGCACGTGGAAACCCAGACCGCCCCGCGGAGCCCCGCGGGAACCCAGGCCGCCCCGCGGGAACCCAGACCGCCCCGCGGGTCGCACGTGGAAACCCAGACCGCCCCGCGGAGCCCCGCGGGAACCCAGGCCGCCCCGCGGGAACCCAGACCGCCCCGCGGGTCGCACGTGGGAACCCCAGGACCTACGCTTTGCCGACACccattttttcctaccattgtgGCGACGCAGTCGGGTCGCCCCGTAGCAGCGAGAACAGGCTCCGGCAGCAGTCGAATAgggagggtttattgctcctccagggttCGGCCCAGCCTGGCCGTGATGcgtttacaggagtcagggccaggatacCTCAGAGCCCTGGAGGTGGGTCCCTGGCCCCTCGATGCCAGCCCCCTGCGTAGACTggttccttcatgattccagtccaagtgggggggctgggagccagggcgcctgggttctctggggggggagcaggggctagtgtttgggggggggctggccctcTCGCCACCCAGCTCCTAGCCCCCTTCTCTCTGCAGCGGCGCTGACGCAGGACGAGGTGGAGGATTTCCTGGCTGAGGTGCTGAACAACGAGTTCGACACCATCATTGAGGATGGCAGCTTGGCTGAGGTATCCAGGCCATGTGTCCTAGCCCCCGTAGTGCGTGGCAGGAGATAATGCCACCCTGCCCCAGGGGATTCTGGGAAggagaggggcagtgtgggggggggaatcccctgccccaggggattctgggaaggagaggggcagtgtgggggggaatcccctgccccaggggattctgggaggagaggggcagtgtgtgggggggaaatcccctgccccaggggattctgggaaggagaggggcagtgggggggtatcccctgccccaggggattctgggaggagaggggcaccTCCCAGCCTTTcagcccatccccccccccccccccccaggtgagcCAGCAGCTGCAGTCGCTCTTTGCCCAGTGCcagcgcggggagggggcagccgtGACGGACGCCGTGGCCCGGCTGGCGCGGAGGCAGCAGGACGTGGGCAGGGCGGCGTCCCAGGCCCAGCCAGCTGAGGGCagcagtgaggaggaggaggaggagaggccggAGGAGgtactggctgggggggaagggatcaGCTCAGGAAAAGGGGACTACCTGGGGAGTACTGGACTGGCTCAGCTGGGGGGGGTGGCAATGGGGGCTGATGGGTGTGTGGGGAGAATGGGGGGCTGGCTGAGCCTGGGGGGGctgatgggtgtgtgtgggggggaattgggggctggctgagcctggggggctgatgggtgtgtgtgggggattgggggctggctgagcctggggggctgatcgggggtgggactggggggctGATGGGGACGAGGGGCTCCCAGCTCTGacgcctgccctgccccacaggccatggactgcagcagctccccgcggcccccccagcccccggcgGCCGAGGACGGCTGGACCCtcgtggggaggaagaggaagtgagGGCTGcggccccggggccaggccaggaaTAAACAGGGGAGCAACAGCATGTTGCTATGGCAACGGCTGGGGGGGTCCACCGGTGGATCAGCTGGAgacggggaggtggagggagccGGACCCCCTACAGGGGAGGggcgcctgccccacccccgccccagcctctcccccaggtcacagcccctcctccccagggacAGACCCCTTCTCagggtacccccccccccgaggacagaccctgccccggtcaccgccccccccccaggacagaCCCTGCCCTGGTGCCTTGCTTGGAAGCGAAAGGCCGACGCGGAGCCGATCCTGCCGGCAGAAATGGGCCGAGGGAGCCTGAGCGACGGGACGCCAGGAACTCGGGGTCCCCgcgctgcgggggcagggcgccCCATGGACGTGAGGTGGCCCCCGCGGGCAGCCACTGCGTCAGCAACAATAAACGACTCGGCTACCAGCGGCTCCCGCCCTGGCCTGCGCccgccggggaggggaggggaggggaggggagatgtgcccggggggggggcagccagagggAAGATGGAAGCTAGATCCAGCCGGGGGGGATCAGATccctgctgtggggtgaggggggcggctggatccctgctgtggggtgaggggggcggctggatccctgctgtggggtgaggggagctGGATCCccgctgtggggtgagggggggatcagatccctgctgtggggtgaggggggtggctggatccctgctgtggggtgaggggggatcggatccctgctgtggggtgagggggggggatcggatccctgctgtggggtgaggggggcggctggatccctgctgtggggtgaggggggatcggatccctgctgtggggtgaggggggccggatccccgctgtggggtgaggggggatcggatccctgctgtggggtgagggggggatcggatccctgctgtggggtgaggggagccGGATCCCCGCtgtagggtgggggggggatcagatccctgctgtggggtgaggggggcggctggatccctgctgtggggtgaggggggatcggatccctgctgtggggtgagggggggggatcagatccctgctgtggggtgaggggggcggCTGGATCCccgctgtggggtgaggggggatcggatccctgctgtggggtgaggggggccggatccccgctgtggggtgaggggggatcggatccctgctgtggggtgaggggggatcagatccctgctgtggggtggggggggatcagatccctgctgtggggtgaggggggcggctggatccctgctgtggggtgaggggggggatcAGATCtctgctgtggggtgaggggggcggctggatccctgctgtggggtgaggggggatcggatccctgctgtggggtgaggggggggatcagatccctgctgtggggtgaggggggtggCTGGATCCccgctgtggggtgaggggggatcggatccctgctgtggggtgaggggggatcGGATCCCCGCTGTGGGGTGCGAGGCCTGGCAGACCCCAGCCGGGGGAGCAGAGTGATGGGTCCCAGCTGCAGAAGGGGGCCGGGTGCAGGCggatccctgctgtggggggcagTTACATCTGgtctctgcccccaggcaggACCCTGGCGCTCACACCTCCCGCCTAGTGCCCgcgccccattcccagccccacgtGGGTGGtttgggggcacagtggggggcctGCAGCTGTTTGGGGGGGCTCAGTCCAGCCCTCAGCGTCATCgggccccgtggggctgggggccggctCGCCCCACCCTGCCGGCTCAGGGCCTCCACCCAgcgctgctgcagcccctccgGCTCCGGCGCCCGCCCCGCAAAGCCGAACCGGGAGCTGCGCTGGGCCTTCATGTCCTGTGGCCCGAGACACAGCAGTGGGGGGCCGTAGGTTGACATGCTGGGGACTGggctagcagggctggggggcaggagtgagggccCACAAGGGGTGCTGGGAGGCCACGGGGGGACACTCCCCACTCACCTCCATCCCCTCCACGTagctccaggcccagcccctgaacGTGGGGCCggcgggcgcccagcagccgctCGCTGGACTGGGGAGAAAGGGGCGCAGATGGGGTCACAGGTCATGGCCCACCTGCCCTCCAGAGGTCAGGCCTGGCCCTACAGCTGCTGGGACGCTCACCAGGCTCAGGTGCTGGTGCTTAATGAGCGGCCCCCCGTTAGCAGACGGGGAGCTGCCCACTGGCCCGGAGGCCTGTCCACGCAGCCAGCTCACTGGTTCCACTGGCCACCCTAGCCCCCCAGGGCTGCTCCAGGGTTGGTGtcacagggaaactgagtcaggacatggagcctgggggctttgagggatgctggggaggggggagccgagCACATGCCCCTGGACAACAGAGGAGGCTGGAATGGGActcaggtgtcctggctccctgccccccagcaccgctCGCCTCCCAGCCGGGGCAgaaggaagtggggggctgggatcccAGGTGTTCAcagcagccccatcccagagacaGCCGGCCTGGTGCGCGGGGGGCTGGCCCTCCAaggggcactggctcctgtctggcCCAGGGGGGACTCAGGTCAGTGCcttgctcagtgcctcagtttccccattggtaAAATGGTCCCTTGTCTGTTTGGGCTGGCAGATCTGGAGGAACCGTCTGTCTCTCAAGGCCGTGCCCCCAACtttgccctgccagtgccccccactcctgctccctgctggtgcccctcaccccccccccccccggcaggacaCTTCTCTCTTGGGGCCTGTGTCAGGATTGCCCTGGACTGGcagtggagggggcaggcaggggggtggTTTTATGCAAATAGTCACCACTGAGGCCTAACCCCAAAATCTGAGCCATGAGGTcttagcccctcccccagccagggagagaccccaggcatcccagcccccagtcctccctgctctagccactagaccctGCTGCCCGACCAGGAAGAGACCCCAGGCATCCCGGCCCCCagtcctccctgctctaaccactagaccctgctgCCCGACCAGGAAGAGACCCCAGGCATTCCGGCCCCCAGTCCtccctgctctagccactagaccctGCTGCCCGACCAGGAAGAGACCCCAGGCATTCCGGCCCCCAGTCCtccctgctctagccactagaccctGCTGCCCGACCAGGAAGAGACCCCAGGCATCCCGGCACCCagtcctccctgctctaaccactagactccgcTGCCcgaccaggaagagaacccaggcgtcccggccccccagctcctctgctctaaccactagactccgcTGCCcgaccaggaagagaacccaggcgtcccggccccccagctcctctgctctaaccactagaccccactgcccgaccaggaagagaacccaggcgtcccggcccccccagctcttctgctctaaccactagcccctgctgccctcccccagcagggctggccggccTCCAGTCTGGGCTCTCCGGCAGGCCGAGCCAAGTCAGCCGACCCTTCCGGAACAATCACATGGTGCTGAACTTGTTTTGCGGAAATGTGTTGCAAGAGCGAGGGCAGCGCAGACAGGCCGCCTCGGAGCTGGCTCGCCCCTCCCGTGGGGATGGGACAGACGCCCCCCTCGAGCCTCTCTCCCAAGCCAGTCCTGTCGCCCCTCCGTGACTCGgtttcccctcccgcctctcgtTCAGTGTTGGGGCCTGaccacggcggggggggggggggtgatgtctAAGTAGCACCAGGGGCAGCATCTCAGAAGGaggcggggagccaggactcctgggttctctcctggctcggggaggggagtggggtctagtggttagagccggggggtgggcaccaggacacctgggttctgccCCGCctcgggagggcagtggggtctagtggttagagccggggggtgggcaccaggactcctgggttctgccccgcctcgggagggcagtggggtctagtggttagagccgggggggtgggcgccaggactcctgggttctgccccgcctcgggagggcagtggggtcactgaGCCATTCCCCCAGTGATGGGGCGGGGTCCTGGGGGTCCTGTGTCCAGGGCAAGGGGCAGTGGTCATGCCAtgtgcccagagctgggggggaaggagacaaATATCAAACCTGCAGGGgtgaaagcccctcccccaccacggcACAGACCAAAGGGACCtgccctcacagccccccctaACCATTGGACCTCACTGCCCTCCTGGagccggggagagaacccaggggtccaggcttccaactcccctcccccacttgccaccagagcagctccccacAGGTTCCTCCTCAATGCAGACCCCCCCCCATTccggctgggggctgctccccaggTGATGGGAGAAGGCTCCACCTCCGTCCAGGCTGCTCCTCCacatctgcccccctccaggcctcAGTGCGCCCCCAGCCCGGGGAGCGTCAGGCCACGTGCTCGGCTGGCTCGGATCCCACTCGCCTgctgcggggtgggggcggggggctgtttTCCTGGCACACGGTCGGCGCGGGGGCTTCTGCCGAGGCCTGGCCCGGCGCCGCGTGCTCGCCCCTCTGCGGCGCGGTACCGGAGCAAGGGGGCAGGCCACCAGCCACGGCCCCCGGACGTCTCACGCCTCTTACGCGGCCAGGCCTCTGTGCTGCCCTCGGCCcgcgagcgcccggcccggcctgggGATCACCAGGCAGTCACTGCCACCGAGGCCGCGCTctggccctgagccctcccccttGGGGTCAGGCCAGGCGTGAGCTCCGACCCCCCCAAGCCGGGTGCACACCAGACGGAAGCGCCACTCCAAGAGGTTCCTTTCGAACAGCGGGCCAGTCTAGAgacccccccactctaaccactagcccccactcccctcccagagccgggagagagcccagcagtcctggctcccagacccctcacccccgctctaaccactagcccccagtcccctcccagagccgggagagagcccagcagtcctggctcccagacccccccacccccgctctaaccactagcccccactcccctcccagagccgggagagagcccagcagtcctggctcccagacccccccacccccgctctaaccactagcccccactcccctcccagagccgggagagagcccagcagtcctggctcccagaaccctcacccccgctctaaccactagcccccactctcctcccagagccgggagagagcccagcagtcctggctcccagacccctcacccccgctctaaccactagcccccactcccctcccagagccgggagagagcccagcagtcctggctcccagacccctcacccccgctctaaccactagcccccactcccctcccagagccgggagagagcccagcagtcctggctcccagacccctcacccccgctctaaccactagcccccactcccctcccagagccgggagagagcccagcagtcctggctcccagacccctcacccccgctctaaccactagcccccactcctctcccagagccgggagagagcccagcagtcctggctcccagaaccCTCactcccactctaaccactagcccccactctcctcccagagccgggagagagcccagcagtcctggctcccagactccCCCAcctccgctctaaccactagcccccactcccctcccagagccgggagagagcccagcagtcctggctcccagaccccccccacccccgctctaaccactagcccccactcccctcccagagccgggagagagcccagcagtcctggctcccagacccccccacccccgctctaaccactagcccccactcccctcccagagccgggagagagcccagcagtcctggctcccagcccccaccccgctctaaccactagcccccactcccctcccagagccgggagagagcccagcagtcctggctcccagaccccccccacccccgctctaaccactagcccccactcccctcccagagccgggagagagcccagcagtcctggctcccagacccccccacccccgctctaaccactagcccccactcccctcccagagccgggagagagcccagcagtcctggctcccagcccccaccccgctctaaccactagcccccactcccctcccagagccgggagagagcccagcagtcctggctcccagacccctcacccccgctctaaccactagcccccactcccctcccagagccgggagagagcccagcagtcctggctcccagaaccctcactcccactctcctcccagagccgggagagagcccagc
Coding sequences:
- the TSR2 gene encoding pre-rRNA-processing protein TSR2 homolog, with protein sequence MRSARDCLRAAGGSMRSALGARPGMAAPSGDARGLFGRAVRAVLGSWAALQIAVEHGFGGAHGRDKAEWLVGAVEQYFHSNAALTQDEVEDFLAEVLNNEFDTIIEDGSLAEVSQQLQSLFAQCQRGEGAAVTDAVARLARRQQDVGRAASQAQPAEGSSEEEEEERPEEAMDCSSSPRPPQPPAAEDGWTLVGRKRK